One part of the Bacillus sp. FJAT-45350 genome encodes these proteins:
- a CDS encoding DUF2905 domain-containing protein yields MSSIPKIFITVGILLIVIGLLWQVGGKYLSLGKLPGDIIIKKEHSTFYFPIVTSIIISVILSLLFFIIGRFR; encoded by the coding sequence ATGAGTAGCATACCAAAAATCTTTATTACAGTAGGAATACTTCTTATCGTAATTGGACTTTTATGGCAAGTGGGAGGGAAATACTTATCACTTGGAAAGCTACCTGGGGATATTATTATCAAAAAGGAACATTCAACATTTTATTTTCCGATTGTTACGTCAATAATTATTAGTGTTATTTTGTCATTACTATTTTTTATTATTGGTCGTTTTCGCTGA